The Aureimonas mangrovi genome includes a region encoding these proteins:
- a CDS encoding c-type cytochrome translates to MNRTTLIVCVGLLAGVAGASFAQETHDPIAERKQRMDVIGDASRTGGQMIRGDTEFDPQTAAEVLTTMNEAITGFADLFPAGTETDDETEAAPAIFERPDEFRERAEAMEVATAGAAEAAPQTLEEFRTLFGEVSQNCRACHEDFRVRRN, encoded by the coding sequence ATGAACCGCACCACGCTGATCGTCTGCGTCGGCCTTCTGGCAGGCGTTGCCGGGGCATCTTTCGCGCAGGAGACGCACGACCCGATCGCCGAACGCAAGCAGCGCATGGACGTGATCGGTGACGCCTCTCGCACCGGCGGCCAGATGATCCGCGGCGACACCGAGTTCGATCCGCAGACGGCAGCCGAGGTCTTGACGACCATGAACGAAGCCATCACCGGCTTTGCCGATCTGTTCCCGGCCGGCACCGAGACGGATGACGAGACCGAGGCAGCGCCTGCGATCTTCGAGAGGCCGGACGAGTTCCGCGAACGCGCAGAGGCGATGGAAGTCGCGACCGCCGGGGCTGCTGAAGCCGCGCCGCAGACGCTGGAGGAGTTCCGCACGCTCTTCGGCGAGGTTTCGCAGAACTGCCGCGCCTGCCACGAAGACTTCCGCGTCCGCCGGAACTGA